TATATCCCTAACATCTAGTACAGTGCCTGGAACATATGAGATGTTTAACAAGAATTTGATGTTGAATGAATTGCTGTaaaaaatgaggatgataatagTAATGCCATCAGCTTTTTAAGCACCTTTCATGTACCACAAAGTTTGTTAGATGCCTTATATATAAAAaacctcatttaatccttacaacaacaATATTATTAGAATATTATCACTCTAGGGAGTTGAGTGGGAGGAAAGAATAGAacttcagtggattagacaaaagggaatgaaggagctcggtgcagtggcacacacctgtaattcaagcagcttgggaggctgaggcaggaggatcaagagtttaaagcctgcctcagtaatggtgagaccctgtctctaaataaaatacaaaatagggctggggatgtggctcagtggttgagtgccctggagttcaatcgctggtagcaaaaaaaaaaaaaaaaaaaaaaaaaaaaggaataaagcaaagtgggggtgggaataggaaagagtagaatcaatcagacataactttcctatgttcatatatgaatacacgatcAGTGAAACTCCagatcatgtacaaccacaagaatgggatcataattagaataagttatcctccatgtatgtataatatgtcaaaatacactctactgtcatatatatctaaaaagaataaataaaataattaaaaaatatattatcactccattttacaaatgataaaGCTGAGGCCTGGGgagttttttttaacttacacaATAGCATATAGATAGCAAATAGGGAAGCCAGAATTTAAACTTTGATCTGTTTAACTCTAAAATTCCCACTATTTATCCTAAACAACCCCACTCAATCTTTATACCTCTGATAATCATAATAAAGGGCTTTTAATAAGACCAAGCATTATTAATGTAAAGTATTGACTTGAAGCATTTGGATAACAgatgaaaaaagaatttattttcttctttctgttgctAAGAGTATAAAATTATGAGGAAACCTGTAATATAATACTTAAAACATGATCTGTATACAAAGACAATGGACAATGAGCCTGAAATGTCAAGAGTTTACTTGGGTGGGTTTTCTATGGGATGTTCTATTTTTACTGACCTCAGAAATGGGTCCATGCATCAGAGGGTGAAGAAGTGTACACACTGCTCAGAATCTATTATTTTCACTGCTAAAATTTCCTTTAATATGACTATCACTAATAGTAAACTACTGGAATTAtgggttcttctttttaaaatatttttttagttgtagttggacacaatacctttatttatttatttaattttatgttgtgctgaggattgaacccagcgtcttacatgggctaggcaagctctttaacgctgagccacatccctagccccattgGTTCTTTTATTAGGAGAGTATTTGGCAACTAGGGTTGCCAAAGTTGTTTACATAGTGGGGATTAGGGATAtgcatttgtttctgttttttactCAAATAGGATTATATTCTTCATACTGTTCTGACTTGACCTTTTCACTATCAAGCTATGCTGGTTATTTTTCTATTGCAGAATATTTTAATGCTGTAAGGTTTAACACTATGAAAACAGCCAACACTTATTTAATCTACATTCTATCAATGGACATTATTTGGTTCATTTTCTTTGCTATTATAATCAATGCTACAATGAAGTTGTACATATATCACAGAATGGACTCTTAGAAGTGAAATTCTTCCAGGCACggttgtacatgcctgtaatcccagtagctccggatgctgagacagcaggatcatgagttcaaagccagcctcagcaaaaagtaaggcgctaagcaactcaatgagactctggctctaaataaaatataaaaaaagggatgaggatgtggttcagtggttgagtgcccctgagttcaattcccagtaccaaaacaaaacaataacaaaaataagtgaaattccTAGGGGCAAGATGGGGGAATAGAGGGGTTGTTTCCCTAGTGGCTCAGTGGCATGAACCAAGAAAAGCAAACAGGCAGCTTTTCAGCAAGGTGGATGAATGATCAAGAATTAGGGGGGCAGGGCTACTCTAccactcagtggtagaatgtttgcttagcatgcatgatgtactgggttcaatcctcagcaccacataaaaataaataaataaaaatattgtatccacctaaaaaactaaaaaataaatataaaaaaaagaattaggaggACTTCACTGGAATTTAATATTGGTCACTCAAAACAGATCAAGGACTCAGGAGATcttgtataataaaataagggGGATCAGCCCCCATAGCCATGACAGTGGCTGAAGACGCAAACGAGAACAGTCCCTATGTGAACGCAGTAAAGcaataaaggaattaaaggaaccccCATTCTCAGGAAGACTGAGGCATGTTGGGGTACAGAGAGTTTAGAGATCAGACACTGCTTGAGAAAACAGTGAGCTGTGCTGCACAGTATCCAGGAATGGGAGGAAAGCTCCATCTCTCTTGGCAGTGTGCACAGAGGACAGCAGAAGGAACCATTTTGTAGCTGTAACACAAGGGGCTAGCAGCTGGGGAAGCCAATTACTGGCAGACCAAAGTCTGGCCTGAAAAACAAGATAGGCAAACTCATACAGCAGTATGACAGAGAGTGtacctaagtgaccaggagaaatgGAAAGAGATTTACAGAGGGGAATACTGATCACAGAAACCCACCTGGCTTCCCTACCCAAAcagaatcaggaagatatacacaatttaaacaggccaatttcaagcaatgaaagagaagatgccatcaaaaccTACCAATTGAGGAGCAAGGTCTGGGGTAGGGGCGGCAGGAGCCATGTCAGGCCGGGAAGGTGGCAAGAAGAAGCCTCTGAAACAACTTAAGAAGCAGGCCAAGGAGATGGATGAGGAAGATAAGGCtttcaaacagaaacaaaaagaggAGCAGAAGAAACTTGAGGAGCTAAAAGCAAAGGCCGAGGGGAAGGGCCCCCTGGCCACAAGTGGAATTAAGAAATCTGGCAAAAAGTAAGCCAATTCTTGTGCCTAAAATGATGGTGATCGTTGATTCCATTCCTATTTAGACATCTGGATCCCCGCTGTAACATCTTTTGTCACTTATAGCTAGAATGAAGTGTTATGTTGGAGTCTGTTGTAAATTTAATAAActttcatataataataataataataataatacacatacaaaaaagcctaccaattaagaaaagcccaggacccagatggattctcagccaaattctacaagaccttcaaagaagaatt
This sequence is a window from Ictidomys tridecemlineatus isolate mIctTri1 chromosome X, mIctTri1.hap1, whole genome shotgun sequence. Protein-coding genes within it:
- the LOC110599066 gene encoding translation machinery-associated protein 7, with the protein product MSGREGGKKKPLKQLKKQAKEMDEEDKAFKQKQKEEQKKLEELKAKAEGKGPLATSGIKKSGKK